GAAACGGCCCACAACCTGCACCAGCACCGCCACCATCAGCACGGCAAAGGCGATACCGGCCCCCAGTCGGGCCAACACGGTGAGGATGCGGATAAGGGTTTCGGCGTGTCGCATGGCGCAGCGCTCCAGAAGGGAAATGGGGAACCGGCGCAGCAAGGGTGCCGCGCCGGTTGGTCGTGTCAGGCAGCGCGCCTTAGTTGGCGAACAGAGCTTCGACAGTCGGGCGGATCTCGTCGCTGACGTTTTTCAGCACCGCGTCTTTTGCAGCGGCGGCAAAGGCCGGGCCGTCCACTTCGATAAAGGTCATGCCGTTGGCCTCCAGATAGGCGCGGTCGTCGGCAAGGCTGGCTTCGAACAGCTCACGCTCATAGGCCTGGGCGCGCGCTGCGGCTTCCATGACAGCGGCCTGATCGTCGGCGCTCAGTTTCTGCCATGTGCTTTCGGCAATGGTCAGATAGATCCACGACCGCACATGTTCTGTCAGGTTCACATGGCTTTGCACTTCGTTAAAGCTGGCCGAGCGGATCAGCGCCAGCGGGTTTTCCTGTGCTTCGATGGTGCCGTTTTGCAGCGAGGTGAAGACCTCGGAGAACGCCATCGGGCCGGGGGCTGCACCAAGCGCCGACCATACGTCGATGAACAGCGGCACGTTCGGCACCCGCATTTTCAACCCGTTGAGATCGGCAGGTGACGCAATCGGGCGGTTCGATGTCAGGTTGCGCGGACCGCGTGCGAAATAGGCAATGGGACGGATTTGCGCCTTTTCGACAATCTGCGCTTCAATCTGGTCACCGATCTCGCCCGAGGCGACTTCGTCCATATGTTCGATGGATTTATAGGCATAGGGAACCGCCAGCAGGGCCGCCATCGGCGCCCAGTTTTGCAGGCTTTCGCCGGTGATGGTCATGTCGACCGTGCCCAGCTGCATGCCGTTGATCAGGTCGATTTCCTTGCCCAGCGACTCGTTGGGGAACACTTCGACCACGATGCGCCCATCGGTCAGTGCGGCCAACTCTTCGCCGAACTTGACCGAGGCCAGATGCCACGGGTTGTCTTCGTTGGCCAAGTGGCCCAGCTTCAGGGTCATGTCCTGCGCAAAGGCAGGCATGGCTGTCAGCGCTGCGATGGCTGCGGCCAGCATCGGGTTTTTCCAGTTGAATGTCATTGGGTGTCTCCTCCTAGGATGGGTGCATTGACCGGCATGGGGATTTCCCCGTCCGGCAATTCGAAAAAATCGGGGTTCGCGGCAAGAATGCGCGGCAGGTCGCTTAGGACTTCGCGCAAATGGCCGCGAATGGCTGCGTTGGCGGCGGGCATGTCGCCGCCTTCGATGCTGTCGACGATGGCGGCATGTTGGGCCACCAGCTTTTCCGCCGGAAACTGGCCCAGCGACAGGAACCGCACACGGTCCATCTGGGATTTCAGCCCTTCGATCCGCCGCCACGCGCCACGCTTGCCTGCGGCATCCGCCAGCGTCCGGTGAAAGCGTTCGTCAAGCTCGATAAAATCGGTTGGCTTGTTGCGGGCCACGGCTTTTTGCGCCGCGAGCTGCGCACGCAACTCGCGGATCAGCGCAGCGTCGGGGGTGGTGGCGAGAATGGCGACGATATCCGCTTCGATTGCCTCGCGCAGGAACCGCGCATTCAGCACATCGGTATAGTTGATCTTGGTGATGACGGTGCCGCGCTGGGGCAGGATCGCCAACAAGCCCTCACCCGCCAGCCGGATAAACGCCTCGCGCACAGGTTGGCGGCTGACATCGCAGGATTTGGCAATTTCGCTTTCTGAAATGCGCTCACCGGCGGTGAATTGATTGCGAATGATCGCGTCACGCAGATGGGCATAGATCTGCGGCGCAATCGGCGCGGATACATCCAGCGTTACGGCTCTATAGCGGTCTGCTTGCATGATTCGCTCTCCTCCCGTCCTTCAACTACCATACTTCCATACTAGTCAGCAATTGTTGAAGCTGATAAGGTTCCACCAACGACGACTCGGAGGGATTCCCAGATGAAGCAGACTTGGCGATGGTTCGGCCCGCGCGACATGGTTTCAATTGACGACACGCTGCAAGCGGGGGTTCAGGGCATTGTCTCGGCCTTGCACCATATTCCGACCGGTGCCGTCTGGACGCCCGAAGACATCGCACAGCGCCAGCGCGAGATTGCGACCATGAAAGACGGCAGCGCGTCGGGGCTGGCCTGGGATGTGGTCGAAAGCCTGCCGGTGTCCGAGGACATCAAGAAACAGCAGGGCAACTGGCGCGCCCATGTTGCCAATTACATCACCAGCATGAAAAATCTGGCTGCTGCCGGTATCGAAGTGATCTGCTATAACTTTATGCCGGTGCTGGACTGGACCCGCACCGATCTGGCGTGGCCTTTGCCCACAGGTGCCACCTGCATGCGCTTCGACCTTGCCGATTTTGCGGCCTTTGATCTGCATATTCTGGCCCGACCGGGGGCTGTGGACGACTTTGACGCCACCCTGAAGGAAGAAGCCGCCCGCCGCTTTGCCGCGATGAGCGAGGCACGCAAGGTCCAGTTGGCCGAAAATGTGGTGTTCGGCCTGCCGGGTGCCGCCGAGAATTTCTCGCTTGAGGATGTGCGTGCGCATCTGGCCGAATACGACTGCATTTCCGAGGATCGCTTGCGCCAGAACCTGCTGGATTTCCTGACCGAGATTATCCCGACCGCCGAACGGCTGGGTCTGCGGCTGTGCTGCCATCCAGACGATCCACCCGTGCCCCTGCTGGGTCTGCCCCGCATCATGTCGACCGAGGCGCATTACAAGGCGCTGGTGGACGGCGTCGACAGCCCGGCCAATGGCATCACCCTGTGCTCCGGCTCGCTGGGCGCGCGGCCCGACAACGACCTGCCGGGGATGATGGAACGTTTGGGCGACCGCGTGCATTTTCTGCACCTGCGCAATGTCACCCGCGAAACCGACGATCTGCGCGGGTCTTTCCACGAGGCCGAGCATCTGGGCGGCGATACCGACATGGTCGCCCTGATCGAAGCCGCCCTGCGCGAAGAAGCCCGCCGCCGTGCCGCAGGCCGCGCGGATTGGTCTATCCCCTTCCGCCCTGACCACGGGCAGGACATTCTGGACGACCACGGGCGCAAGGCGCAGCCCGGCTATCCGCTGATCGGACGGCTGAAGGGGCTGGCCGAATTGCGCGGCATCGTTGCAGCGCTTGAACCACGGGTCCGCGTATGAGGCTGAACGCACAAAGCACCCTGCCCGACAGCGTTGCGCGGCCCGGCTATATGCCGTCGGATCATGGTGTTGGCATTGTGCATCTGGGTCTGGGTGCCTTTCACAAGGCGCATCAGGCCGCCTATACCGACACCGCCCTTGCGCACAGTGGCGGCGACTGGCGGATCGCGGGTGTCAGCCTGCGCAGCCCCGAACCGGCTGCCCAGCTTGCGCCGCAAGACGGGCTGTTCACCCTGATCGAACGCAGCGCCACCAGCAGCACGGCGCGGGTGATCGGCGCGATCGCCCATGCCTGGTGTCTTGGACCGGATCGCGCGTCTGTGCTTGCGGCGCTTGCCGCGCCTGCCACGCGGATCGTGTCCGTTACCGTCACCGAAAAGGGATACGGGATCGACCGCAGCACCGGCGGCGTTGACACCGCGCACCCCGCCATCGCGCAGGATCTGGCCACGCCCGACACCCCTGTTGGCGTTGCGGGCCTGTTGGTCTGGGCGCTGAAGGCACGCCGTTTGGCCGGCCTTGCGCCCTTTACCGTGCTGTGCTGTGACAACCTGCCCGACAACGGTGCGATGCTGCGCGGGCTGCTGGTGGATTTCGCCCGCCGCGCTGTGCCCGAAATTGCCGATCACATCGCAAACGACGTTGCCTTTCCGGCAACCATGGTCGACCGGATCACCCCCGCCACCACCGACGCCACACTGGCGGCGGTTGTGCAGATGACCGGCCACGACGACGCGGCTGCCATCGAGACCGAGGCATTCTCTCAATGGGTGATCGAAGATCACTTTCCCACCGGACGCCCCGACTGGGAAAGCGCGGGTGCGATGTTTGTGTCTGATGTAAAACCCTATGAGGAAATGAAGCTGCGCATGTTGAACGGCACGCATTCGATGCTGGCCTATGCCGGTTTCCTCAGCGGGTGCACACACGTTGCTGACGTGATGCGCAAACCGGCGCTGAACGCATTGGTGCGCCGTCATCTGGCCGCTGCTGCTGCCACCCTGCCCCTGCTTGCCGGTGTGGATTTCGCCGCCTATGCCGATGCGCTGGTCGCGCGGTTCTCAAACCCGCATTTGCATCACCAGACCTATCAGATCGCGATGGATGGCACGGAAAAGCTGCCGCAACGCATTCTGGCCCCCGCAGTCGATGCGCAAACCGCAGGTCAACCGCTGGCCCCCTTTGCCTTCGCCGTCGCGGCATGGATGCGCTACACGCTTGGTCACACCGATGCCGGCGAGCGCTATGCCCTGCGCGACCCGCGCGAAGACGCGCTGACCAATCTGACCCGGGGCCAATCGCCCGCGGCCATTGTTGCAAATCTGGTCACCCTGCCCGGACTGTTTCCCGATGCACTGGCACGAGACAGCGCATTTTTGCAAATGATCATCGACCGGCTGGGGGTCATGATAAGCAAAGGTATGGGGCACGCGCTGGACATCGAATAGGCGCGCGCCCCGCCGCTGGCGGTTAACCGAGGTGGGGCGCAACAACCCGATTGCGCAGGGTTCCGATGCCATCAACCGTCAGCACGACCTCGTCGCCGTCGGCCAGAAATTCGCACCGTTCCAACCCGCATCCGTCATCCACGGTGCCGCCGCCGATGATCTCGCCGGGGTAAAGCGTTTCAGCGTTCGAGATATAGGCGATCATCGCCTCGAAGCTGTGCAGCATTTCGCCCAACCGGCTGTCTGTGACCAACCTGCCGTTGATATGCGCCGTGCAGCGCAGTTCGCGGTAATCGGGGATTTCGTCGCGGGTGACGATCCACGGGCCAAAGACATTGCCGGCATCAAAACTCTTGCCCTTGGCGGGTCCAAGCATGCCCTGCATTTCGTTCAACTGCGTGTCGCGCGCCGAAAAGTCGTTGAAAATGGTATAGCCGAAAATATGGTCCATCGCGGTCCCTGCGGAAATGTCGCGCCCCTGTTTGCCGATCACCACGGCGACTTCCAGCTCGTAATCCATATAGCGCGAATAGCGCGGCCATAGGATGTCTGCCCCGTCTCCGGCCACGGCGAACCGGTTGGTGATGTAGAAAATCGGCTGGGCGCGGTAGATATCGGGGATTGTTCCTTCTGCGGGGCCGGGATCGGGTTGCCCTTGCAGCAGCGCCGCCAGACGGCGCATCCCGACCGGCGCGTGCATGATGTGACGCGGCGCGGTCGACGCATCGCGGATCTGTAGCGGACACGGCAATGGGGCCAGCAAGGTCACGCTCTCCAGCGCAATGCCGGTGCCCGCGGCCAGGGCCGCACGCGCGGCATCCAGCCCTGTATCGCCCGCGTCGATCAGCGCCTGCATCGACGCCAGTTCAGGCTGTCCTGTTACGGTCAGATCGACCAAAGCGTCGCCCGCTTGCGTCAGTGCGCCAAGGTGCGGGCCATCCGGTGTTTGGAATGTTGCCAGTTTCATGCCTGTTTCCCTTCGTTGCGCAGGATCGCGACGGGGCGCGCCCAGCCTGCGGATGCCCCTTTGATTTTCACCGGAAAACACTGCACCTCAAAACTGCTGTCGGGCAGTTGATCAAGGTTGGCCAGCTTTTCCATATGGCAATAGGCGCGATCCATACCCGCGCGGTGGCCTTCCCAGATCAGTGACGCATCGCCGGTTTCGGCCACTTTTGCGGCAGTGTGGACAAAGGGCGCGTCCCAGCTCCAGGCATCGGTGCCGCACACCTTCATGCCCCGCTCGGTCATCCAGTTGGTCGCTTCGCGCCCGATCCCGCAGCCCGTCGCGACATATTCCGGCGTGCCGTATTTCGCACCCGCCGCCGTGTTCACCAGAACAATGTCGCCGGGGGCCAGATCATGCCCGATACGTTCAAACTCTGCTGCGACTTCCGCGGCGGTAACCACATGTCCGTTCGGCAAATGGCGAAAATCCAGCTTGACCCCGCGCCCGATGCACCATTCCAGCGGCACCTGATCGATGGTGATCGCAGGTTTGCCGCCATCCATTGTTGAATGATAGTGATAGGGCGCATCAAGGTGGGTGCCGTTATGGGTCGACAGGGCCACCTGTTCGACCGCCCAGCCCTCTCCTCCGGGCAATTGTTCGCGGGTCACGCCGGGGAAAAACGACAAAATTTGCTCGGCAGTCTGGTCATGTTTGAAATAGGTGATCTTTGGACCAAGCCCCGGGGGATCGGCATATTCTGTGTTCTCAAGCGAGCGAGACAGGTCAATCAGTTGCATGATGGTTCCTTGGTTAACAGTAACAATCAGCGGCCCAGCAGGCCGGTGGCGATTTGCGGATAGAAGATAAGCGCGACAAGGGTTGCGGCCATGATCAGGGCAAAGGGGGCCGCGCCGCGAAAGACCTCACCCAGAGTAAGACCGCTGTCGCGCAGCGTTGCGTGGACGACAAAGACCGACAGGCCCAGTGGCGGGGTCAACAGGCCCACTTCAACCGCCAGAACCGTGATCAGGCCGAAATGCACCAGATCAATGCCCATTTCCTGCGTGATCGGAAAGGCCAGCGGCACCGTCACCAGCATGATTGACGATGAATCCAGCACCGTGCCCAGCACCACCAGAATGCAGACGAACAGCAACAGGAACGCGGTCGGGCCGATGCCGGAATCAACCGCTGCCTGTGTGATCGAGGCAGGCAGCCCCGAAAACGCCAGCATCCGGCTGTAGATCGACGCGCCGATAATCAGGAAACTGACCGCGGCGGTGATGTGTCCGGTCTGCACCGCAATCCGCCAGCTTTCGCGCGCGCCGATCCGGCGCATTGCAAGCCCGATCAGCAAAGCCAGCACCGCACCGACCGCTCCCGCTTCGGTGGGCGTGAAAAAGCCAAGGTAGATGCCCGCCAGAACCGTCGCTGCCAGTCCGATGATCGGCAGGATCGCGCGGGTTGGCACCCGATCGCTGCTTTCGAATTCGCTGGGCATGTTGAACAGGTCGGGGCGCATGAACCCCAGAACGCTGAGATAGACAATATAGGCGGTGGCCAGCAGCAAACCCGGCCCCACGCCGCCAATGAACAGATCGCCCACTGATGAGTCCGTGAGGATTGCAAACAGGATCAACAACAGCGATGGCGGGATCAACATGCCCAGCACCGACGATCCTGCCACCACACCCACGGCGATGCTGCGCGAGGTGCCTGCGCGTACCATTTCGGGCACGGCGACTTTGG
This Pseudosulfitobacter sp. DSM 107133 DNA region includes the following protein-coding sequences:
- the uxuA gene encoding mannonate dehydratase → MKQTWRWFGPRDMVSIDDTLQAGVQGIVSALHHIPTGAVWTPEDIAQRQREIATMKDGSASGLAWDVVESLPVSEDIKKQQGNWRAHVANYITSMKNLAAAGIEVICYNFMPVLDWTRTDLAWPLPTGATCMRFDLADFAAFDLHILARPGAVDDFDATLKEEAARRFAAMSEARKVQLAENVVFGLPGAAENFSLEDVRAHLAEYDCISEDRLRQNLLDFLTEIIPTAERLGLRLCCHPDDPPVPLLGLPRIMSTEAHYKALVDGVDSPANGITLCSGSLGARPDNDLPGMMERLGDRVHFLHLRNVTRETDDLRGSFHEAEHLGGDTDMVALIEAALREEARRRAAGRADWSIPFRPDHGQDILDDHGRKAQPGYPLIGRLKGLAELRGIVAALEPRVRV
- a CDS encoding TRAP transporter substrate-binding protein translates to MTFNWKNPMLAAAIAALTAMPAFAQDMTLKLGHLANEDNPWHLASVKFGEELAALTDGRIVVEVFPNESLGKEIDLINGMQLGTVDMTITGESLQNWAPMAALLAVPYAYKSIEHMDEVASGEIGDQIEAQIVEKAQIRPIAYFARGPRNLTSNRPIASPADLNGLKMRVPNVPLFIDVWSALGAAPGPMAFSEVFTSLQNGTIEAQENPLALIRSASFNEVQSHVNLTEHVRSWIYLTIAESTWQKLSADDQAAVMEAAARAQAYERELFEASLADDRAYLEANGMTFIEVDGPAFAAAAKDAVLKNVSDEIRPTVEALFAN
- a CDS encoding cyclase family protein, yielding MQLIDLSRSLENTEYADPPGLGPKITYFKHDQTAEQILSFFPGVTREQLPGGEGWAVEQVALSTHNGTHLDAPYHYHSTMDGGKPAITIDQVPLEWCIGRGVKLDFRHLPNGHVVTAAEVAAEFERIGHDLAPGDIVLVNTAAGAKYGTPEYVATGCGIGREATNWMTERGMKVCGTDAWSWDAPFVHTAAKVAETGDASLIWEGHRAGMDRAYCHMEKLANLDQLPDSSFEVQCFPVKIKGASAGWARPVAILRNEGKQA
- a CDS encoding TRAP transporter large permease — its product is MDPITVGYLSLAAIAVAIYAGIHVAIALAGVSLFGVWAITGKLKLATSFVALAATDSIAEYTFGVVPLFVLMGLAVSESGLGRDTFAIIARGLQRWRAGLSVATVLSNAVFAAITGVSIASAAVFSKVAVPEMVRAGTSRSIAVGVVAGSSVLGMLIPPSLLLILFAILTDSSVGDLFIGGVGPGLLLATAYIVYLSVLGFMRPDLFNMPSEFESSDRVPTRAILPIIGLAATVLAGIYLGFFTPTEAGAVGAVLALLIGLAMRRIGARESWRIAVQTGHITAAVSFLIIGASIYSRMLAFSGLPASITQAAVDSGIGPTAFLLLFVCILVVLGTVLDSSSIMLVTVPLAFPITQEMGIDLVHFGLITVLAVEVGLLTPPLGLSVFVVHATLRDSGLTLGEVFRGAAPFALIMAATLVALIFYPQIATGLLGR
- a CDS encoding GntR family transcriptional regulator; amino-acid sequence: MQADRYRAVTLDVSAPIAPQIYAHLRDAIIRNQFTAGERISESEIAKSCDVSRQPVREAFIRLAGEGLLAILPQRGTVITKINYTDVLNARFLREAIEADIVAILATTPDAALIRELRAQLAAQKAVARNKPTDFIELDERFHRTLADAAGKRGAWRRIEGLKSQMDRVRFLSLGQFPAEKLVAQHAAIVDSIEGGDMPAANAAIRGHLREVLSDLPRILAANPDFFELPDGEIPMPVNAPILGGDTQ
- a CDS encoding mannitol dehydrogenase family protein, which gives rise to MRLNAQSTLPDSVARPGYMPSDHGVGIVHLGLGAFHKAHQAAYTDTALAHSGGDWRIAGVSLRSPEPAAQLAPQDGLFTLIERSATSSTARVIGAIAHAWCLGPDRASVLAALAAPATRIVSVTVTEKGYGIDRSTGGVDTAHPAIAQDLATPDTPVGVAGLLVWALKARRLAGLAPFTVLCCDNLPDNGAMLRGLLVDFARRAVPEIADHIANDVAFPATMVDRITPATTDATLAAVVQMTGHDDAAAIETEAFSQWVIEDHFPTGRPDWESAGAMFVSDVKPYEEMKLRMLNGTHSMLAYAGFLSGCTHVADVMRKPALNALVRRHLAAAAATLPLLAGVDFAAYADALVARFSNPHLHHQTYQIAMDGTEKLPQRILAPAVDAQTAGQPLAPFAFAVAAWMRYTLGHTDAGERYALRDPREDALTNLTRGQSPAAIVANLVTLPGLFPDALARDSAFLQMIIDRLGVMISKGMGHALDIE
- a CDS encoding fumarylacetoacetate hydrolase family protein — its product is MKLATFQTPDGPHLGALTQAGDALVDLTVTGQPELASMQALIDAGDTGLDAARAALAAGTGIALESVTLLAPLPCPLQIRDASTAPRHIMHAPVGMRRLAALLQGQPDPGPAEGTIPDIYRAQPIFYITNRFAVAGDGADILWPRYSRYMDYELEVAVVIGKQGRDISAGTAMDHIFGYTIFNDFSARDTQLNEMQGMLGPAKGKSFDAGNVFGPWIVTRDEIPDYRELRCTAHINGRLVTDSRLGEMLHSFEAMIAYISNAETLYPGEIIGGGTVDDGCGLERCEFLADGDEVVLTVDGIGTLRNRVVAPHLG